The following coding sequences are from one Anaerolineales bacterium window:
- a CDS encoding acetyl-CoA C-acyltransferase (catalyzes the thiolytic cleavage of beta-ketoadipyl-CoA to succinate and acetyl-CoA), translating into MPSPVIIDAIRTPIGSLGGVLSPIRPDDLAAHVLKAIITRNKLDPALIEEVYLGCANQAGEDNRNVARMTTLLAGIPVEVAAVTFNRLCASGLNAVNQAARAIRAGEGDVFIAGGVESMSRAPYSLPKAEQSFSFGNLTAWDTALGWRYPNPKMQELFGTESMGETAENIAQMMPEITREQQDAFALASHQRAIAAIDSGKFAEEIVPVSIPQKKGEPILVTTDERPRRDTTLESLSRLRPAFRKDGTVTAGNSSGLNDGAAAVLLMSDAKAAQLGLKPIARLIASAAAGVPPRIMGLGPVGAVRKALERADLILSDIRLVELNEAFAVQSLAVIKELGLPRDLTNVNGGAIALGHPLGCSGARILTTLLHEMRRRAPSEKRPYYGLATLCVGVGQGEATIVEWLD; encoded by the coding sequence ATGCCTTCCCCTGTGATTATCGACGCAATCCGCACCCCGATCGGCTCTTTGGGTGGTGTTTTGTCGCCCATTCGCCCGGATGATCTGGCAGCTCATGTATTAAAAGCTATCATCACTCGCAACAAACTTGATCCAGCGCTGATCGAGGAGGTCTACCTTGGCTGTGCGAACCAGGCTGGTGAAGACAACCGCAATGTAGCCCGCATGACTACATTATTGGCAGGTATTCCGGTAGAGGTTGCTGCAGTCACCTTTAACCGCCTGTGCGCCTCCGGGCTAAACGCCGTAAATCAGGCTGCTCGGGCTATCCGTGCAGGTGAAGGAGACGTGTTCATCGCTGGTGGTGTTGAAAGCATGTCGCGCGCCCCCTATTCGCTTCCCAAAGCCGAACAATCTTTTTCCTTCGGCAACCTGACTGCCTGGGACACTGCCCTGGGCTGGCGTTACCCGAACCCGAAAATGCAGGAGCTGTTTGGCACCGAATCGATGGGTGAAACCGCAGAGAATATTGCCCAGATGATGCCGGAAATCACCCGTGAGCAGCAAGATGCTTTCGCCCTGGCCAGCCACCAACGCGCAATTGCTGCTATCGATTCAGGGAAATTTGCTGAGGAGATCGTTCCAGTGTCCATTCCGCAGAAGAAGGGTGAACCAATCCTCGTAACCACCGATGAGCGCCCGCGCCGCGATACCACCCTRGAATCATTATCCCGCTTACGCCCCGCCTTCCGTAAGGATGGCACGGTCACCGCCGGGAATTCATCCGGTCTGAACGACGGTGCTGCTGCCGTGCTCCTGATGAGTGATGCGAAGGCAGCTCAGCTTGGATTGAAACCCATAGCACGCCTCATCGCTTCAGCAGCCGCCGGGGTGCCTCCCCGGATCATGGGCCTCGGGCCTGTCGGTGCTGTGCGCAAGGCTCTCGAACGGGCCGATCTCATCCTTTCCGACATCCGCCTGGTTGAGCTGAACGAAGCCTTCGCCGTCCAATCACTGGCGGTGATCAAGGAGCTCGGGTTGCCCCGCGACCTGACCAATGTCAATGGCGGAGCCATTGCCCTGGGCCACCCCTTGGGTTGCTCCGGTGCCCGCATCCTGACCACGCTTCTTCATGAAATGCGCCGCCGGGCGCCTTCGGAGAAGCGTCCGTATTATGGCCTGGCTACCCTGTGTGTTGGAGTCGGCCAGGGTGAAGCCACCATCGTCGAATGGCTGGATTGA